In Pseudorasbora parva isolate DD20220531a chromosome 20, ASM2467924v1, whole genome shotgun sequence, a single window of DNA contains:
- the si:ch211-244b2.4 gene encoding protein mono-ADP-ribosyltransferase PARP12 gives MASNYRDDSDEGSNHSSESCSGFSDSDTDSEAATNSASDTEETAQTSVEHDVCIYYNRGNCRLGDKCRKEHICSYFLKGSCKYGAGCHLNHNIQSSPSGQSKRASGASSADTDEEWDGPYRWQLNFGRGWENITHDHILEAQYSLPSTKGIKIYNTHAGVISIDFTKMRVLKKRNIKVRRMSSKDTEWLWYYRGENSWYQYGRKGKRSPIQSSELETAYKSNQRGSVKFGLDSAQYEISFKGMCQTNLSTGHKRRVRRRPKYEPSQNGGLHGLTSHLKTLLSPSTNKTPVWQFKGKNQWYTFNKTGGCSVSSADIESCYKSQKTMNFTVNNDTYTLDFAKMCQINQRTKAERKIRRI, from the exons ATGGCTTCAAACTATCGAGATGATTCGG ATGAAGGCAGCAATCACTCTAGTGAGAGTTGCTCAGGtttcagtgacagtgacacaGACTCCGAGGCAGCCACCAATTCTGCCTCTGACACTGAAGAGACTGCACAAACATCTGTCGAG CATGACGTTTGTATATATTACAACCGTGGCAACTGCCGTTTGGGGGACAAGTGTAGAAAGGAGCACATATGCAGTTACTTCCTGAAGGGTTCGTGCAAGTATGGTGCCGGGTGTCATCTCAACCACAATATTCAGAGTTCACCGTCTGGACAAAGCAAACGAGCTAGCGGAGCCTCATCTGCAG ACACTGATGAAGAATGGGACGGGCCCTACAGATGGCAGTTGAATTTTGGCAGGGGCTGGGAGAACATTACCCACGATCACATTCTAGAAGCCCAGTATTCACTCCCCAGCACCAAAGGAATCAAGATCTATAACACCCATGCTGG GGTCATTTCGATTGATTTCACTAAAATGAGAGTTCTTAAAAAAAGGAATATTAAAGTGCGACGTATGAGCTCAAAGGATACAGAGTGGTTGTGGTATTACAGAGGTGAAAACAGCTGGTACCAGTATGGAAGGAAG GGCAAAAGAAGTCCAATTCAGAGCTCAGAACTGGAGACGGCATATAAAAGCAACCAACGTGGTTCAGTTAAGTTCGGCCTTGACTCTGCCCAGTATGAGATTAGCTTCAAAG GAATGTGTCAGACAAATCTATCAACAGGCCACAAGAGGCGGGTAAGACGCCGCCCTAAATATGAACCATCGCAAAATGGAGG GTTACATGGACTAACCTCCCATCTCAAAACCTTACTGAGTCCTTCAACAAACAAAACTCCAGTGTGGCAGTTTAAAGGGAAAAATCAGTGGTACACCTTCAACAAAACG GGTGGTTGTTCCGTCTCGAGTGCTGACATTGAGAGTTGTTACAAGAGCCAAAAGACCATGAATTTCACTGTGAACAATGACACTTACACTCTGGATTTTGCAA AGATGTGTCAAATTAACCAGAGAACTAAGGCCGAACGCAAGATCCGGCGTATATAA